Proteins from a genomic interval of Zingiber officinale cultivar Zhangliang chromosome 2A, Zo_v1.1, whole genome shotgun sequence:
- the LOC122039906 gene encoding uncharacterized protein LOC122039906, producing the protein MVDKRANWKDPEILKTFLDACIEESTSGNRSGSSFKKRSWDLIGNLMKEKKGLDLTQKQLKNQLDYLKRKYNIWERIVNKTGNGYDPISNTVSWTSEEWDDYTKIYPDAKQFRYAGLQFADEMKSLFDGITATGKDAWGPSMEEMPPTIPNSNITIDVDAEVEVDVDLEREISHSPSIEHSKSKRRKSNKSEYIDEQILETLKNLNDSDEASVEECSKVLDDMLDESDPLYFVAGTIFCESKTYREFWMHLRKKSDEAKKQWLIMVGKKMGLI; encoded by the exons ATGGTTGATAAAAGAGCTAATTGGAAAGATCCAGAAATTCTGAAAACATTTTTAGATGCGTGTATTGAAGAAAGCACTAGTGGAAATAGGAGTGGAAGTAGTTTTAAGAAACGTTCATGGGATCTAATTGGTAATCTTATGAAAGAAAAAAAGGGACTTGATCTTACTCAAAAACAGTTGAAAAATCAACTGGATTACCTGAAAAGAAAGTACAACATCTGGGAAAGAATAGTTAATAAAACTGGGAATGGATACGATCCCATTAGCAATACTGTTAGCTGGACTTCTGAAGAGTGGGATGACTATACTAAG ATCTATCCAGACGCAAAACAATTTCGATATGCCGGCCTACAATTTGCAGATGAAATGAAGTCACTATTTGATGGTATTACAGCTACGGGGAAAGATGCATGGGGTCCCTCAATGGAAGAAATGCCACCAACTATTCCAAATAGTAACATTACTATTGATGTTGATGCTGAGGTTGAGGTCGATGTTGATTTGGAAAGAGAGATATCTCATAGTCCTAGCATAGAACATTCAAAGTCTAAACGCCGAAAGTCAAACAAATCTGAATATATTGACGAACAGATTTTAGAAACTCTTAAGAATTTAAATGATTCAGATGAGGCAAGCGTAGAAGAATGTTCCAAAGTTCTTGATGATATGTTGGATGAGAGCGATCCTTTATATTTTGTTGCTGGGACAATATTTTGTGAAAGTAAGACATATAGAGAATTTTGGATGCATCTTAGGAAGAAAAGTGATGAAGCTAAAAAACAATGGCTTATAATGGTAGGAAAGAAGATGGGCTTGATATAG